CTTGTAATAGGCATAAGCTCACTCGTTCTCGCAATTATGCAGGGTCCAGAGTGGGGTTGGGGCTCGAGCGCAATAATATCACTCTTTGCAGTATCTGCAGTATTTTTAGTAATGTTTTATGTAGTAGAGTTAAAAGTAAAAGAGCCTCTTATAGAAATAGATTTATTTAAAAACGGTACTTTCTCCTCATCAAACTTGGCTATTTTCACTGGACAGTACACAAAGATAGCAGTAATTGTTTTCGGGGCACTTTACCTGCAGCAAGTTCTTAAAATGGATCCGCTAAAGGCAGGGGTGATGCTATTCCCAGCGCTTGTTCCTATTCCATTTATGGCAGTCTTGGCCGGTAATGCCACAGATAAATACGGTCCTAGAAACCCTGTTCTTATAGGACTTTTTCTTGGTGCAATAGCACTTTTCGCAATGGGCCTTACAGCAGGAACAGACAGATACCTATACTTGGTACCGACGCTTGTTCTTTGGGGAATTTCGGTTTCCTGGATGTTTGCTCCTGCGCTGGTTGCTGTGATGAATGCTGTTCCTGCAGAAAAACAGGGTCAGGCGAGCGGGATTGTACTAACTGCGCAAATATTTGGGGCAACTATTGGGCTTGCGATTCTTAGCGCCGTATTGAATGAGCTTCACAACTTTAGAATCGTGTTTATTTCAACTTCCGCAGTGGCTGTTGTTACTCTCCTAATCGGCTGGCTCTACTTAGAGCGCGA
The sequence above is drawn from the Thermodesulfobacteriota bacterium genome and encodes:
- a CDS encoding MFS transporter, giving the protein MDGIINDQNRKWVILAMASLGFGLIMLDETVVAISLPTMQHDLSMNVVQSHWIINSYLLVIAGFIAVGGKLGDITGYKTLFVTGVLIFGIFSLAAGFAQNAVWILTARAMQGLGGAIIFPASMALLALTFPAEQRGMAMGIYGAIGSSCSALGPIIGGFLTNDISWRWIFWINFPIVLLILVVFLAAWREPKLDAPRPHIDLWGLVTLVIGISSLVLAIMQGPEWGWGSSAIISLFAVSAVFLVMFYVVELKVKEPLIEIDLFKNGTFSSSNLAIFTGQYTKIAVIVFGALYLQQVLKMDPLKAGVMLFPALVPIPFMAVLAGNATDKYGPRNPVLIGLFLGAIALFAMGLTAGTDRYLYLVPTLVLWGISVSWMFAPALVAVMNAVPAEKQGQASGIVLTAQIFGATIGLAILSAVLNELHNFRIVFISTSAVAVVTLLIGWLYLERDK